One Aneurinibacillus migulanus genomic region harbors:
- the hutG gene encoding formimidoylglutamase, whose product MYTLTEKECWTGRVDSETVTGMFRLHQVVRIEDVFTFNKKQDGKAIGIIGFRSDEGVRRNKGRVGAYHAPDEIRKALASLPYHFHSEIALFDFGNISCDDGNLEGAQAELGSAVKKILELDMFPLIIGGGHEVAYGHFLGVKSHVGGTGNVGIVNIDAHFDMRPYDEMTSSGTMFKQIADECAAEGRMFRYLCAGIQKSGNTKHLFEMADRHGCQYIYEDEISWQSIETTSEKINNFIEQSSAVMVTLCSDVMDASYAPGVSAPQPFGMEPKLVARLLQEALKNKKAISFDIAEINPVLDESGRTVKLAAAMLYKVMDSVASVDREES is encoded by the coding sequence ATGTATACGCTAACAGAAAAAGAATGCTGGACGGGGAGAGTCGACAGTGAAACAGTAACCGGAATGTTTCGGTTACATCAGGTAGTGAGAATCGAAGATGTTTTCACCTTCAATAAGAAGCAGGATGGAAAGGCCATTGGCATCATCGGCTTTCGAAGCGATGAAGGGGTTCGGAGAAATAAAGGCAGAGTAGGGGCGTATCATGCTCCTGATGAGATAAGAAAAGCGTTGGCATCTTTACCGTATCATTTTCATTCCGAAATTGCCTTATTTGACTTTGGAAATATTAGCTGTGATGACGGAAACCTTGAAGGAGCACAGGCGGAATTAGGCTCTGCGGTTAAAAAAATATTGGAGTTAGATATGTTTCCATTGATTATTGGCGGCGGACATGAAGTAGCGTACGGTCATTTCCTTGGCGTAAAAAGTCATGTGGGCGGTACGGGGAACGTAGGAATTGTGAATATTGATGCCCACTTTGATATGAGACCGTATGATGAGATGACCAGTTCAGGCACAATGTTTAAGCAAATTGCAGATGAATGCGCCGCAGAAGGTAGGATGTTCCGCTATCTGTGTGCTGGCATTCAGAAAAGCGGTAACACAAAGCATTTGTTTGAAATGGCAGACCGGCACGGGTGCCAATACATTTACGAAGACGAAATTTCATGGCAAAGCATAGAGACAACCAGTGAGAAGATAAATAACTTTATCGAGCAAAGTAGTGCTGTTATGGTTACGCTTTGCAGCGATGTTATGGATGCCAGCTATGCGCCGGGGGTCAGTGCTCCGCAGCCGTTCGGCATGGAACCAAAGCTTGTCGCACGTCTTTTGCAAGAAGCTTTGAAAAATAAAAAAGCGATTAGTTTTGATATCGCTGAAATCAATCCTGTTTTGGATGAAAGCGGTCGTACGGTGAAACTCGCCGCCGCTATGCTATATAAAGTGATGGATAGCGTAGCTTCTGTCGATAGGGAGGAATCATAG
- the aroE gene encoding shikimate dehydrogenase: MNSQTILTGLFGHPVGHSLSPLMHNRAFAELGINFRYAAFDIEPGQVREAVDAIRALGLRGVNVTIPHKVTVMDYLDEIDAEARAIGAVNTIVNDGGKLIGYNTDGRGYVRSLTEETGVDLSRQSALLLGAGGAARGVGVALLGAGLGSLVITNRTIEKAEQLAEQLQAIHPQANIAVQPMEMMGDALAAATLLVQTTSIGMHPNVEASPVAVEALHERLLVSDLIYNPMNTKLLRDAKEKGARIHHGLGMFIYQGALSFEYWTGQSAPVDAMREAVWDALRSRQQA; encoded by the coding sequence ATGAACAGTCAAACGATATTGACCGGATTGTTCGGTCATCCGGTGGGGCATTCACTATCCCCGCTGATGCATAACCGGGCATTTGCCGAGTTGGGGATAAATTTTCGCTATGCCGCGTTTGATATTGAGCCCGGACAGGTGCGGGAAGCGGTGGACGCAATTCGGGCGCTTGGCCTGCGAGGCGTGAATGTCACGATTCCGCATAAAGTTACGGTCATGGACTACCTTGATGAGATAGATGCGGAAGCAAGAGCCATTGGAGCGGTTAATACGATTGTCAATGACGGGGGCAAGCTTATTGGATACAATACGGATGGACGGGGCTATGTGCGTTCGTTAACTGAGGAGACGGGCGTGGATTTATCCCGGCAGTCAGCATTGTTGCTTGGAGCCGGCGGTGCAGCACGTGGTGTGGGCGTAGCGCTGCTTGGAGCCGGTCTGGGCTCGCTGGTCATCACAAACCGTACGATAGAAAAAGCAGAGCAGTTGGCCGAACAGTTGCAAGCGATTCATCCGCAGGCAAACATAGCGGTTCAGCCGATGGAAATGATGGGTGACGCTCTTGCGGCCGCTACACTTTTAGTGCAGACGACTTCCATCGGCATGCATCCGAATGTAGAGGCAAGTCCAGTAGCGGTGGAAGCGCTGCATGAACGATTGCTGGTCAGTGACTTAATTTACAATCCTATGAATACGAAACTTTTGCGGGATGCAAAAGAGAAGGGCGCCCGTATTCATCATGGTTTAGGAATGTTTATTTACCAGGGTGCCCTGAGCTTTGAATATTGGACAGGACAGTCAGCGCCTGTAGATGCCATGCGTGAGGCCGTATGGGATGCACTACGGAGCCGGCAGCAAGCATAA
- the yhbY gene encoding ribosome assembly RNA-binding protein YhbY: protein MLKGKQKRHLRSLAHHLNPIFQVGKGGVNENLITQVEEALEVRELLKISVLNNCGEDKNDVAEEIAAGSGADIVQIIGNTIVLYKESREHKTIELPK, encoded by the coding sequence ATGTTAAAAGGAAAACAAAAGCGGCATCTGCGTTCGCTAGCTCATCATTTGAATCCGATTTTTCAGGTGGGCAAAGGCGGCGTGAACGAAAATTTGATTACACAGGTCGAAGAGGCGCTTGAGGTACGCGAATTGCTGAAAATATCTGTGCTGAATAACTGTGGTGAAGACAAAAATGATGTAGCGGAAGAAATCGCCGCCGGTAGCGGTGCAGACATTGTGCAGATTATTGGCAACACGATTGTGCTCTATAAAGAATCAAGGGAGCATAAGACGATTGAGCTTCCGAAATAG
- the rsfS gene encoding ribosome silencing factor, with translation MTELEIAQLAAKAAEDKKGNNVVILDLKGLSIIADYFVVCHGNSETQVQAIVDNIKDSMEEAGLTVRGREGYDEARWVLIDLGDVVVHVFHRDEREFYNIERLWKDAPVVSIQ, from the coding sequence ATGACAGAATTGGAAATTGCTCAATTGGCCGCAAAAGCGGCAGAAGATAAAAAAGGGAACAATGTAGTAATCCTTGATTTGAAGGGTCTTTCTATCATTGCTGATTATTTCGTTGTCTGTCACGGTAATTCCGAGACTCAAGTTCAGGCGATCGTTGATAATATTAAAGACAGCATGGAAGAGGCCGGGCTTACCGTGCGCGGACGTGAAGGATATGATGAAGCACGCTGGGTACTGATCGATTTAGGAGATGTTGTCGTACACGTATTCCATCGCGATGAGCGGGAGTTCTATAATATTGAACGCTTATGGAAGGATGCTCCCGTTGTCAGCATTCAGTAG
- a CDS encoding YqeG family HAD IIIA-type phosphatase, giving the protein MLYSLLLPDLHVESVYDIDLNELKKRGIKGIITDLDNTLIEWNRPDATPELVKWMKELKEQGFSVVIVSNNRQTRVSKVAEPLGVPFIHQAKKPTSSAFRRATREMGLSVQETVVIGDQLFTDVLGGKRMGFYTILVVPVAQSDGFITRFNRRMEKVALNWMRKRGKIPWEDSNG; this is encoded by the coding sequence ATGCTCTACTCATTATTGTTACCGGATCTGCATGTTGAGTCCGTATATGATATTGATCTGAATGAATTGAAGAAGCGCGGTATTAAAGGGATTATTACGGATCTGGACAATACGTTAATCGAGTGGAATCGTCCTGATGCAACTCCAGAACTCGTGAAATGGATGAAAGAGCTTAAAGAGCAAGGCTTTTCCGTGGTTATTGTTTCAAATAATAGACAAACGCGGGTATCAAAAGTAGCGGAGCCGCTCGGGGTGCCGTTCATTCATCAGGCGAAAAAGCCGACATCGTCCGCCTTTCGACGGGCTACGCGAGAAATGGGGTTGTCTGTACAGGAAACTGTAGTTATCGGCGATCAGCTTTTCACCGATGTACTGGGTGGAAAGCGGATGGGCTTTTATACGATTCTGGTCGTTCCGGTAGCACAAAGTGACGGGTTTATTACCCGTTTTAACCGGAGAATGGAGAAAGTGGCGTTAAACTGGATGAGAAAACGCGGAAAAATTCCGTGGGAGGATTCGAATGGATAA
- a CDS encoding nicotinate-nucleotide adenylyltransferase, whose translation MSFRNSRKKVGLYGGTFDPIHTIHLIVAEQARDALEIDEIWFLPARIPPHKQTKQITADIHRVEMIARAIAGHSDFRLDTIELEREPELPSYTYDTVHILKERHPDIDFYFIIGGDMAAYLPKWHRIDELILMVQFVALARPGYVMDNPYMRHVIETEMPQLDVSSSMIRKKIAQGRSIRYLVPEAVRMYIEEKRLYEA comes from the coding sequence TTGAGCTTCCGAAATAGTCGCAAGAAAGTCGGTCTTTATGGCGGCACCTTCGACCCTATTCATACGATTCACCTAATCGTGGCAGAGCAGGCCCGGGACGCGCTGGAGATCGATGAGATTTGGTTTTTACCAGCGCGCATTCCACCTCATAAACAGACGAAGCAGATTACCGCCGACATTCACCGGGTTGAGATGATTGCGCGTGCTATTGCTGGGCATTCAGATTTTCGACTCGATACAATTGAGCTTGAGCGTGAACCTGAACTGCCGTCTTATACGTACGATACGGTCCATATATTGAAAGAGAGGCATCCAGACATCGATTTTTATTTCATTATTGGTGGAGATATGGCGGCTTATCTTCCGAAGTGGCACCGTATTGACGAATTAATCTTAATGGTACAGTTCGTGGCGCTGGCGCGGCCTGGCTATGTGATGGACAATCCGTATATGCGGCATGTCATTGAGACGGAGATGCCGCAATTGGACGTTTCCTCGTCCATGATTCGCAAGAAGATAGCACAAGGCCGCTCTATTCGATATCTCGTACCGGAAGCGGTAAGAATGTATATAGAGGAGAAACGGTTGTATGAAGCGTAA
- the gltS gene encoding sodium/glutamate symporter encodes MKLEFTLIETLCLAVLLLLFGYYIRRKVKVLDRFCIPAPVIGGLLFSILVMILKEADIATIKLDVSLQSSFMLAFFTTVGLGASFSLVKQGGKLLIVYWLLCGFVAIFQNVIGVSLAKLMDIHPLLGVMAGAVSMEGGHGAAGAFGPTVESLGVPAATTVGIAAATFGLIFGSLIGGPVSRYLITKHGLKPQVSNEEIASFEAAAGIDKSESDLTATRFFTHIALITFCMSMGVIISKAFSQVTSFVLPEYVGAMFLAVIIRNINDRFGFMKFNLNCVNLIGDISLGIFLSMALMNLKIWEVFSLAVPLFIILIFQVLFIVLYGIFVAFRLLGKNYDAAVMVGGLAGHGLGGTPNAMANMGAITERFGESKRAFLIVPVVGAFLIDLFGIPSIITFINLFK; translated from the coding sequence ATGAAGCTGGAATTTACCCTAATTGAAACACTATGTCTAGCTGTGCTGCTGTTGCTGTTTGGATATTACATCAGGAGAAAGGTAAAAGTGCTCGATCGCTTTTGTATTCCGGCCCCTGTTATTGGCGGTTTGCTTTTCTCTATTCTTGTTATGATATTGAAGGAAGCAGACATAGCTACTATCAAGCTCGATGTCTCCCTGCAAAGTTCATTTATGCTCGCCTTTTTTACAACCGTTGGGTTAGGGGCAAGTTTTTCTCTTGTGAAACAGGGAGGAAAGTTACTGATTGTTTACTGGCTTCTTTGTGGTTTTGTAGCTATATTCCAAAACGTTATTGGTGTTTCCTTGGCCAAGCTTATGGATATTCATCCCCTGCTCGGTGTAATGGCAGGAGCAGTTTCGATGGAAGGTGGGCACGGAGCAGCCGGAGCTTTCGGACCGACGGTTGAGAGTTTGGGTGTTCCTGCAGCGACTACAGTTGGTATCGCCGCTGCCACATTTGGACTTATTTTCGGTAGTTTAATTGGTGGTCCAGTCTCCAGGTATTTGATAACGAAACATGGTTTAAAGCCGCAAGTTTCAAATGAAGAGATCGCATCGTTCGAAGCGGCTGCAGGGATTGATAAGAGTGAAAGCGATTTAACTGCTACACGCTTCTTTACGCACATTGCTCTTATTACTTTCTGTATGAGTATGGGGGTTATTATTAGCAAAGCTTTTTCTCAAGTTACAAGCTTCGTATTACCTGAGTATGTAGGTGCAATGTTTTTAGCTGTTATCATTCGTAATATAAATGACCGCTTCGGCTTTATGAAGTTTAATCTAAATTGCGTCAACCTCATCGGGGATATTTCACTCGGTATTTTCCTGTCTATGGCATTGATGAACTTGAAAATCTGGGAAGTTTTTAGTCTCGCTGTACCTTTGTTCATTATTTTGATATTCCAGGTATTGTTTATTGTTTTATACGGTATATTCGTTGCATTCCGCTTGTTGGGCAAAAACTATGACGCTGCGGTGATGGTAGGCGGATTAGCTGGTCACGGGCTGGGAGGAACACCTAATGCCATGGCGAATATGGGAGCGATTACAGAGAGGTTCGGTGAATCAAAACGGGCGTTTCTTATTGTTCCTGTTGTCGGAGCGTTTCTAATTGATTTGTTTGGCATACCTAGCATTATTACGTTTATTAATCTTTTTAAATAA
- the yqeH gene encoding ribosome biogenesis GTPase YqeH → MDKQEMELYCAGCGIAIQTEDKASVGYAPPQSLEKETVICQRCYRIRHYNEASTVTLGDDDFVRILNGIGDTKALVVQVVDIFDFNGSWLRGLPRFVGGNPILLVGNKVDLLPKNVNRNRLINWMRKSSADLGLKPLDVVLVSAHKGEGVERLVQAMNEYRKGRNIYVVGVTNVGKSSLINRLLKQFGESEMDITTSQFPGTTLDVIEIPLDDKSSLYDTPGIVNRDQLVHKVAPQELKVIMPDKPIKPKVYQLNAEQTMFIGGLARIDFVKGERQSFVFYLSNHLNVHRTKLANADELYAKHKGEMLAPPGPDAAESIVWEKFTFKVPSGKYDIVISGLGWIALHGKGANVEVHVPKGVAAGLRPSLI, encoded by the coding sequence ATGGATAAGCAAGAAATGGAACTGTATTGTGCAGGGTGCGGTATAGCCATTCAGACGGAGGATAAAGCGTCAGTTGGCTATGCCCCTCCGCAGTCATTGGAAAAAGAAACGGTAATCTGCCAGCGATGCTATCGCATTCGGCACTACAATGAAGCGTCTACTGTTACACTAGGTGATGACGACTTCGTGCGCATTCTTAATGGGATAGGTGACACAAAAGCACTGGTTGTGCAAGTAGTGGATATTTTTGATTTCAATGGAAGCTGGTTGCGCGGCCTGCCACGATTCGTGGGTGGCAACCCGATTCTCCTGGTGGGTAATAAAGTGGATTTGCTGCCGAAGAATGTCAACCGTAACCGCCTAATCAATTGGATGCGGAAGTCGTCCGCCGATCTTGGATTAAAGCCACTCGATGTCGTGCTTGTTAGTGCGCATAAAGGCGAAGGCGTAGAACGACTGGTCCAAGCGATGAATGAATACCGCAAAGGCCGCAACATTTATGTAGTTGGGGTTACTAATGTCGGTAAATCATCGTTAATTAACCGGCTGCTTAAGCAGTTTGGAGAATCAGAAATGGATATCACGACATCCCAGTTCCCAGGAACGACATTGGATGTGATTGAAATCCCGCTCGATGACAAGTCCTCGCTATATGATACGCCAGGCATCGTCAACCGTGACCAACTTGTGCATAAGGTGGCACCGCAGGAATTGAAGGTAATTATGCCTGATAAGCCGATTAAGCCAAAGGTATATCAACTAAATGCCGAGCAAACGATGTTTATCGGGGGGCTAGCTCGAATCGATTTCGTCAAGGGAGAACGTCAGTCGTTCGTGTTTTACCTGTCGAATCATCTGAACGTTCATCGTACAAAACTGGCTAATGCGGATGAACTGTACGCGAAGCATAAAGGCGAGATGCTAGCGCCGCCGGGACCTGATGCGGCTGAGTCTATCGTATGGGAAAAGTTCACGTTTAAAGTTCCATCAGGTAAGTATGATATTGTTATTTCAGGACTTGGCTGGATTGCATTACATGGAAAAGGCGCAAATGTTGAAGTACATGTGCCGAAAGGCGTAGCTGCCGGTCTTCGCCCTTCACTTATATGA
- a CDS encoding class I SAM-dependent DNA methyltransferase: MSAFSSYRKLADVYDHLMVDAPYDQWMQFTARAWHMTGTKPYYVAELGCGTGSLTRYLLERELEVWGVDLSADMLEVAREKVRRSHPDASVHWLNQDIRQLSLPRSMDSIVSFCDTLNYISDADGVRQVFARVFDALVSGGTFLFDVHTPYKIAEVFGNESFCYRDEDVAYIWQSTYDEGAEAVEHDLTLFVAEEDGLFRRFNELHHQRAYSLDDLQKWLAEIGFSLLSITADFSTQQVEEDSERAFFIVQKP; encoded by the coding sequence TTGTCAGCATTCAGTAGTTATCGGAAGTTGGCCGATGTATATGATCATCTAATGGTGGACGCTCCATATGATCAGTGGATGCAGTTTACGGCGCGGGCATGGCATATGACAGGAACAAAACCTTATTATGTAGCAGAGCTTGGCTGTGGAACCGGTTCGTTGACTCGCTATTTGCTTGAGCGGGAGTTGGAAGTATGGGGTGTAGATTTGTCCGCTGACATGTTGGAAGTGGCAAGGGAAAAAGTAAGACGCAGTCATCCGGATGCGTCTGTTCACTGGCTGAATCAAGATATTCGCCAACTTTCACTTCCACGAAGCATGGACAGCATCGTAAGCTTTTGTGATACGCTGAACTATATTTCAGACGCTGATGGGGTACGACAAGTATTTGCACGGGTGTTTGATGCGCTTGTCTCCGGCGGTACGTTTTTGTTTGATGTGCATACTCCGTATAAAATCGCCGAGGTATTTGGAAATGAATCGTTCTGCTACCGTGATGAAGATGTAGCATATATCTGGCAAAGCACGTACGATGAAGGGGCAGAGGCGGTAGAGCATGATTTGACGTTATTCGTAGCGGAGGAAGATGGCTTATTCCGTCGTTTTAACGAACTGCACCATCAACGGGCGTATTCACTTGACGATTTGCAGAAGTGGCTTGCTGAAATAGGATTTAGCCTTTTGAGCATTACGGCAGATTTTTCTACCCAGCAGGTAGAGGAAGACAGTGAACGTGCTTTTTTCATCGTACAAAAGCCGTAA
- a CDS encoding sigma-54-dependent transcriptional regulator has protein sequence MYHVMVIDDEPTICQSLTFALEDEYHVYAFTDPREALPLLERMEIAIVLLDLKIGEYDGMEILEEIKRISPSTIVIIMTAYGSIPSSVEAMRKGAFSYATKPLHIDELEVLIQKAEEVYALQSKVRWLSDELEKVTDNNGLIGESAAMREIFTLIDKVKDIGSNILITGESGTGKEVVARTIHYESKRRNKRFQAINCAAIPSHLLESELFGHEKGAFTGALQRKAGLFVLADGGTIFLDEIGEMDLALQGKLLRVLQERKVMPVGGTEEIEIDVRIIGATNRDLTKEVKENRFREDLYYRLNVIPIHLPPLRERKEDIPLLMEFFVRKISDKMGKPVEGVTEEALRLLQQYSFPGNIRELQNMVERAIALTNSSCIQKDDLPTEIKNHTRAFISNTLIPIYVGETMEDVEKKVILHNLAAFNGNQRRTAQIIGIGERTMRDKVKKYREQK, from the coding sequence ATGTATCATGTCATGGTAATTGATGACGAGCCGACTATTTGCCAGTCGCTCACTTTCGCCTTGGAAGATGAATATCATGTGTATGCATTTACTGACCCACGGGAAGCGCTACCTCTGTTGGAGCGTATGGAGATTGCTATCGTTTTGTTGGATTTAAAAATTGGGGAATATGACGGAATGGAGATACTGGAAGAAATTAAACGCATATCCCCTTCTACCATTGTCATTATTATGACGGCTTATGGAAGCATCCCTTCTTCTGTAGAGGCAATGCGCAAAGGGGCCTTTTCCTATGCTACAAAGCCGCTTCATATTGACGAATTAGAAGTGCTGATACAGAAAGCGGAAGAAGTGTATGCACTGCAATCCAAAGTCCGTTGGCTAAGCGATGAATTAGAAAAGGTAACGGATAACAACGGGCTTATCGGAGAAAGTGCAGCAATGCGCGAAATCTTTACTCTGATTGATAAGGTAAAAGATATCGGCTCGAATATTCTTATTACAGGAGAAAGTGGAACGGGAAAAGAAGTAGTAGCCAGAACGATCCATTATGAAAGTAAGCGTAGAAACAAAAGATTTCAGGCGATTAATTGCGCTGCTATACCATCTCATTTGTTGGAATCAGAATTGTTTGGACATGAAAAGGGAGCGTTTACGGGAGCGTTGCAGCGTAAAGCCGGATTATTTGTTTTGGCGGATGGGGGCACCATTTTTTTAGATGAAATTGGTGAGATGGATTTGGCTTTGCAAGGCAAGCTGTTGCGTGTGCTTCAAGAAAGGAAGGTAATGCCGGTCGGAGGAACAGAAGAAATCGAGATTGATGTTCGCATCATCGGCGCGACCAATAGAGATTTGACGAAAGAAGTGAAAGAGAACCGCTTTCGTGAAGATTTATATTACCGTCTCAATGTTATTCCGATTCACCTGCCTCCTCTTCGGGAAAGAAAGGAGGATATTCCTTTGCTGATGGAGTTTTTCGTTAGAAAAATTAGCGATAAAATGGGCAAACCCGTAGAAGGGGTTACTGAAGAAGCGCTTCGGCTGTTGCAGCAATATTCTTTTCCTGGCAACATAAGAGAGCTGCAGAATATGGTTGAGAGGGCCATCGCCCTGACGAACTCTTCCTGTATACAGAAAGACGATTTACCGACTGAAATTAAAAATCATACTCGTGCTTTTATTAGTAATACGCTTATCCCAATCTATGTAGGAGAAACAATGGAGGATGTAGAGAAGAAAGTTATTTTACACAATTTGGCTGCCTTCAACGGCAACCAGCGAAGAACGGCACAAATCATCGGCATTGGGGAGCGAACGATGCGGGATAAAGTAAAAAAATATAGGGAGCAAAAGTAG
- the yqeK gene encoding bis(5'-nucleosyl)-tetraphosphatase (symmetrical) YqeK translates to MKRKQLLEAVREQITKHRYEHTLGVVDTAIRLADKYGADKEKAETAAILHDYCKFWPEDKMREIIENTPVIPKDLLEYDKELWHAHVGAEVVRSELGIEDEEVLDAIRYHTSGRENMTLLEKIVCLADYIEPGRQFPGVDELRAAAEEDLDRALAKGLGGTITFLVNREKRIYPLTVLARNSLIKPKTKNAQEEEKRI, encoded by the coding sequence ATGAAGCGTAAACAATTGCTGGAAGCCGTGCGTGAACAGATTACAAAGCACCGTTATGAACATACGTTAGGCGTCGTTGATACGGCCATCCGACTCGCTGACAAATATGGCGCTGATAAAGAGAAGGCTGAAACGGCAGCCATCCTTCATGATTATTGCAAGTTTTGGCCAGAAGATAAAATGCGTGAGATCATTGAGAACACACCGGTTATTCCGAAGGATTTGCTTGAGTATGATAAAGAATTGTGGCATGCCCATGTTGGAGCCGAGGTCGTTCGAAGTGAGCTGGGTATTGAGGATGAAGAGGTTCTTGATGCTATCCGTTACCATACATCGGGCCGCGAAAATATGACCTTGCTGGAGAAAATCGTATGTCTGGCCGATTATATAGAACCAGGCCGCCAGTTTCCAGGGGTTGACGAATTGCGCGCTGCGGCGGAAGAGGATTTGGACCGAGCGCTGGCTAAAGGACTGGGAGGGACGATTACCTTTCTTGTAAATAGGGAAAAAAGAATATATCCCCTCACTGTTCTGGCTCGCAACTCCTTAATTAAACCGAAAACGAAAAACGCACAGGAGGAAGAAAAGCGTATATGA